TTTACATTTGCAATTGTTTGTTGATTAATATCAAAGCTTGGATATCTAATATTTTCTATTTTTAAATTACTTTTTTCTGTTAATTCTAATAATTTATTTTTTGATAATAATAAACTAATAATTTGCTCATTTGGATTATTATCATTGTAATTTGAAATATCTCCAATCTTTGTAACTTTTACAATTGAGTTTATATTTTCAATACTAAAAGTTAAAGTTTGAGCATTATTTAAACTATTATTTCTAATTGTAGCTTGTGATAATGAATTAAGTTCAATTATTGAATTATTTACATTTGAATATCTTGCAAAAATTGGATTTAATTCTTTTACTTTATTTAAAATTGTTATGTTTTCTAAATCATCAAGTGTACCTAAGTTTGTATTTTGAATTAATGTAACAATATCATTTGCATTATATCTAACAATTACTTGTGAAGAATCTTGAAATATATAAAGTTCATCATTATATTTTAAAGATATTGTTACATTTTCTGGTCCTTGACTATTTATATCTGAAATAAATAATTTATATTCATCATTTTGTAAAAAAGAAATATCTATTTCATCATTTATATTTACGTTTAATAATTTATTTGTAATTCAATTTTCGCTAATATCATTTGTTTCTCCTAAATCTCGAGTTACTAATATACTTTCTAGCGATATAGGTTTATATTCTAATTGAATTACTTCATTTTTTGCTTTTGTATCATTTTTTCAACTTATATCTATTTGATTTAAAGATTTTACTTTAATATCAAGATCATTTGAAAAGTCCATTCCTGAAATACCAGGATTTAATTCCTTTATTTTTTCTATAATGGTATTATACTTAATATTTTTTAGACTACCTAGTTGTCTAATTTTAATTAAGGCATCTAAACTACTAACCTCAAAACTTCCTACAGTTGTGCCAAAATAGTTTTCAACTGTAAATTTAACTTTTTTTAAAGATAATCCTTTTATATAAATTGTTTTATTTTTTAAAACTGAATTATATTCTTTAATTCTTTCAATAAGTGAATTATTACTAACATCACTTATTTCTCCAAGATTAGTATTTAAATTTAATATATTTATATTTTCAAATCCCTGGTTACTGTCATGAACATTATCGCCAACAACACCATCTTCTTTTTCGTTTGTGTCTGGACGATATTTTTCAAGGCTTTTTACAAAACCTTGCATTACTAATAAACTTGGTGTAACTATTAAACCAAAAGCTATAGTTATTACACCACTTATAATTAGTACTTTTTTCATATACTTAACACCTCTATTACTTTTAATTTGAATAAATAATAATAGATTAAATAAGTGGTATTTTGCTTCCTTTTCTTACAGTTAATAATATATTTTTTTGAGTATATGCAAAGATTTTATTAATAACAATTCTTTTAAAAAAAATTTTAATTGAATTTATTAAGCTTTTTAACTTTCTTTTCACTTTTTTATCAATTCAATTTTTTTTAAAAATAAATAAAAATGGTTCAATTGATAAAAAAATAAATGGTTCAAAAACTATAAAGTCATTTCTGTTTTTAAAAATTTTGTAAAAAATTAACATAATTAATAATGAAATTATTAATGATGTGTTTATTACAAAGAAAAATAAAAAATGAATTTTATTATCAATATTATAATGAATATTGTTTATTATAAAGTTTGTACTTGAAACAAGAACTATTGGTGCAAAAGCAAGTAAAAATTTTAAAATAAAAATTGATGCTAATCTTCGATTATATAATTTTAAAAAAGATTTTCATTTAAATTTTTTATACTTAATTTTTATTAGAACACCCATAAAGGTTATAAATAAAATTAATAGTGCAATTGTAAAAAATATATTATTAAATCAGTATTTTTGAAGTATACTTACTAAGTCAAAATTAATATTTCCGAATAAAAATATAGCTAAATAAGCAATTAAAAAAATATATAGTAATGATAATGATACTACATGTCGTGTTATCAATATATCTTTTATTTTTTTAACCATATTTTTTACTCCTTATCTCTTGACTTTATCATAATAAAAAGTTAAAAAAATAAGCATACTATAAAAATAAATTAATTTATTGAATTATAAAAATATTTTAAAATAATATAAAAAAATATTTTACTTTCATAAAATATTTTTTTATATTATTAAGTTTTACATTTTAATTTCTGTAATTGTATAACTTTCTATTATTTTCTTAATTTTAATTGTTACTTTTCTTCCTTGCCCTAAATTATAAGAATATTCGTTAGATGAAACTGCTTCAGAGAAAGCAATTGTTAAAGATTTATACGCTGAACTAATTGACTTTATTAACTCAGCTTTTTGAGTAGTGACATTTGAATTAACTCAATTACTTATTTCATACAAACCATTCATATTCTCTCTTGCAGAAATTAAACTATCTAATAAAGCTGAATCTTTTTCTATTAGATTAACTATTCCTTCAACACTTGTTGGCATATTTGAAAAAATTGGTGCTAAGCCTTTAATAACAGATGAGAGTTGTGAAAAATCAATTTTTGTAGGTTTTCCGTTAATTAATTCTTGAATTTTTTCAATAATAGATTTAAGTGAATTTGTATTATCTAATATTTCAAAACCTAAAATACTCTCTAATCCAAATAACTCTCCTAAATCACCAGTTAAAATATTTTGAATAGTTCCATAACCTCAAATATCATTATTTCAAACTACACTAAATAAATTTCCATTTGCTACTGTATTTGTATCATCAGTTGCTGATATACTATTAATTAATTTTTTAAAAGTTTCTTCAGTAAATGGTAAAGAAATTAAATTATTCAATAAACTAAATGTACTTGCCAAAGTTTCTCCACTTGTTTTAGATAAAATTGGTTTTCCAAGAGCTAATTTGCCAATCAAGTTAACACTAATATTTCCTAATTTTAAACTACCTAATAAAGGGAAATAATTGATCCCACTCCCGGTATTAACCCTTCAATAATTAAACCAACATTTAATTTATTGATAACTTCTGCAAGTCCATAACTGAATCCAAAATCTCCTTTATTAAATGAAAAATCATTAAATTTATCTAATCCTATTGTTTTTATTATATTAGATAAGTCTCCCCCTCCACTAGTAATTGAAGCAATTATATTTGCTAAGTTTATATCTAAAATCATATCATCACTATATTTTGATTCATCACTTACAAATAACATTTTTATTGCATTTTGTAAAAATGCTGGTGCTTTTTCATTATCACCTGAGCTAGTTGGAAATAAAATATCATGTACTTTTGCTAATAATTCACTTAAATCAATTGAATTATCTTTTTGAGTAATTTTTTCATTTCTAAATGATACTATATCATTTAAATCAATTTCACTATCAACATCATTATCAATTATAAAATTTGAAATATAAACTAATTTTATTCTTGCAAAATTTACTATTGAAGATATACTCTCCAAATTATTTAAAACTACACTATTTTCAAGTGGTTCATTTATTAATTTTGCAGCAGTTTCTCCAAATTCTGCTATTGCTTTTTTAAATACACTTACATAAGTATCATCTTTTGCATTAATTAGACTATTTGTAAAATCTGAATTTCCTCCAGATAATTTAATTATTCCATCACCCAATTCTGTTAAAGCCAAATTCATAGCTTCAGTTCATGTTTTATTATCATATTTTGACATATCAAGTGCGTCACTAAAAAAATTTAGTGAGTTTCCTACTGTTTTAATTGTTTCTTTAACTTCATTTGTTAAAGTTTCACTATTTAAGGTTACACCAAATGAATTTAAAATACCATTTACAACTTTTTCTAAATTTGAGCTTCCATCAGTGTTCTTTTTAACTGAAAATACTCCTGAAACAATATCTGTAATTTGAAGCAATAAATCTTTACCAGAAGGTTGTATTCCTGTTGTAATTGAAGTTATATCTGATGATATAAATTAATTTTTAAATCAATTATCTTTAAAACTTTTTAATTGTGTTCCTGTTAATGCTTTTGATGAACTTGAAAATGAATATTCATTTAAAACATAGTCCATATTATATCCATTTGTTTTATTTAAATAAGCTAATTTTGCAACTTCACCTAAAAATTCTTTCATTTCATCTTAATTAAACTCTTCTTCTGTTGGTATATTTGCATTATTACATGCAACTACTGTAATTGTTGTTGAAGCAGTAATGGAAACTGCTCCTAAAAATCCTAATAATTTTTTCATTTTATTTTTTACCTTTTTCCCTTAATTTTATTTTTTACAAATTTTCATTTGCATCTTTTGATGAAAATACTACATTAAAAGCAATATCTTCTTTTGTTAAATAACGAAATTCACCATTTTCCTCAGAAACTAAAGATATTTTTATTTGAACATTTTGAACATGTAGTCTAAAAGTATCATTATTATTTAGAA
This genomic window from Spiroplasma taiwanense CT-1 contains:
- a CDS encoding lipoprotein, with protein sequence MKKLLGFLGAVSITASTTITVVACNNANIPTEEEFN